One genomic segment of Arthrobacter sp. JZ12 includes these proteins:
- a CDS encoding alkaline phosphatase D family protein, producing the protein MDSSLVLGPMLRFVDETSASVWVETQSRAVVVVHAGGRSWQADTFSVHGHHYALVELDQLEPGSTLPYTVEIDGEQVWPEEGSPFPAPAIRTLTSDRPFRMSYGSCRTSEVNDLAAHKTHGVDSLLAFALDLAKRDEENRPDLIAFLGDQVYADIPSSEMLQLIRDDRGISTRLDAELRNYEEYTQIYRIAWNGTAIRWLLSTVPSAMIFDDHDIRDDWNSSLLWKRKVETIPWWRDRIVSGLASYWVYQHLGNLSPEDRAADEIWQAVVSHEGPEEFELAPILEAVVEEADQDPERYRWSFCRDYGDVRLIVLDSRAARVLEPGQRSMLDRKELQWLDERMQGGRRHLLVATSLPFLLPRGLHHIEDWNAVLADGRWGERLALLGERIRQAIDLEHWAAFPASFRAVATMATEVAQGERGAAPETVTFLSGDVHFSYIEEVDQPMQSRVLQAVCSPIRNPLRPALRWVAAVMSTRVAGPVGGFLSRFVPRTPFHWSTLKKPWFDNNLASLEVTEEGLKLRWDTGVVREGNHGAPQLEEVTSIVIAPRPAESRETPSR; encoded by the coding sequence ATGGACAGCTCCCTGGTGCTCGGCCCCATGCTGCGATTCGTCGACGAGACCTCCGCGAGCGTTTGGGTGGAGACGCAATCCAGAGCTGTGGTTGTGGTGCACGCCGGCGGCCGCTCCTGGCAGGCCGACACCTTCTCGGTACACGGACACCACTATGCGCTCGTCGAACTCGATCAACTGGAGCCGGGTTCAACCCTCCCGTACACAGTCGAGATCGACGGCGAGCAGGTGTGGCCCGAGGAGGGTTCACCCTTTCCGGCTCCGGCGATTCGGACTCTTACCTCTGACCGGCCGTTCCGGATGTCCTACGGGTCCTGCAGGACAAGCGAGGTCAACGATCTGGCGGCCCACAAGACGCACGGCGTCGACTCCCTGTTGGCCTTCGCGCTGGATCTTGCCAAACGGGACGAGGAAAATCGGCCCGACCTTATCGCCTTCCTCGGCGACCAGGTCTACGCCGACATCCCCAGCAGCGAGATGCTCCAGCTGATCCGCGATGACCGGGGGATCAGCACCCGCCTCGACGCCGAACTGCGCAACTACGAGGAGTACACGCAGATCTACCGCATCGCGTGGAACGGAACCGCAATCCGGTGGCTTCTTTCGACAGTGCCCAGCGCAATGATCTTCGACGATCACGACATCCGAGACGACTGGAACTCTTCCCTGCTGTGGAAGCGGAAGGTCGAGACCATTCCCTGGTGGCGGGACCGCATCGTGTCCGGCCTTGCCTCCTACTGGGTGTACCAGCACCTGGGGAACCTGTCGCCCGAGGATCGGGCCGCTGATGAGATCTGGCAGGCCGTGGTTTCACACGAAGGGCCCGAGGAGTTCGAACTGGCCCCAATCCTGGAAGCCGTTGTGGAAGAAGCGGACCAAGATCCAGAGCGCTACCGCTGGAGCTTCTGCCGCGATTACGGCGATGTCCGTCTGATCGTCCTGGACTCGCGGGCGGCGAGGGTTCTTGAGCCGGGACAGCGGTCCATGCTCGACCGCAAGGAACTGCAGTGGCTGGATGAGCGGATGCAGGGCGGACGGCGCCACCTCCTCGTGGCCACGTCACTGCCGTTCCTCCTTCCGCGGGGGCTGCACCACATCGAGGACTGGAACGCGGTGCTCGCGGATGGACGGTGGGGCGAGCGGCTTGCGCTTTTGGGCGAACGGATCCGGCAGGCCATCGATCTTGAACACTGGGCTGCGTTTCCCGCGAGCTTCCGCGCCGTCGCCACCATGGCAACTGAAGTAGCCCAGGGTGAGCGTGGCGCCGCGCCGGAGACGGTCACCTTCCTCTCCGGAGATGTCCACTTCTCCTACATCGAAGAAGTGGACCAACCTATGCAGTCGCGGGTGCTGCAGGCCGTCTGCTCCCCCATCCGGAATCCGCTGCGGCCCGCCCTGCGCTGGGTTGCGGCAGTGATGTCCACCCGTGTTGCCGGGCCGGTAGGCGGATTTCTCTCCCGGTTCGTACCCCGGACGCCGTTTCACTGGTCGACGCTGAAGAAGCCGTGGTTTGACAACAACCTCGCAAGCCTGGAAGTAACCGAGGAGGGTCTGAAGCTGAGGTGGGATACCGGCGTCGTACGTGAAGGGAACCACGGCGCTCCCCAACTGGAGGAGGTCACGTCGATCGTGATCGCGCCGCGCCCGGCGGAGTCCCGCGAGACTCCCTCGCGATAG
- a CDS encoding PH domain-containing protein codes for MEAVAALAQWTFVAECPIPADVSQLLVPGETPVAAYKTFRDSAIFTDRRIIVRDAQGLTGKKVEVYSLPFSSVNMWSSENAGRFDLDAELELWTRAGHIKIKVGKQVDIRRLDMLIAHSVLR; via the coding sequence ATGGAAGCAGTAGCAGCTCTTGCCCAGTGGACGTTCGTGGCAGAGTGCCCCATTCCAGCCGACGTCAGCCAGTTGCTGGTCCCGGGCGAGACCCCGGTTGCCGCCTATAAGACGTTCCGGGATAGCGCCATCTTCACAGACAGGCGAATCATCGTGCGTGATGCCCAAGGTCTCACTGGCAAGAAGGTCGAGGTGTACTCACTTCCCTTCTCGTCAGTGAATATGTGGTCCTCGGAGAATGCCGGAAGATTTGATCTCGACGCCGAACTGGAGCTGTGGACCCGAGCGGGACACATCAAGATCAAGGTTGGCAAGCAGGTTGATATTCGTCGCCTCGACATGCTGATCGCTCATTCCGTGCTTCGATAA
- a CDS encoding lipase maturation factor family protein → MEWLSGVLDAEGYEVGRQILQRGVAAIYLIGFISAINQFPALLGENGLLPAPRFIERAGKRAGPTLFRWRYSDRLLLTVCWVGAAIAALLVVGLPQAGPPWVPMLAFLIIWALYLSVVNIGQVFYGFGWESLLLEAGFLVAFLGSNEVAPPFLVLLIIRWLVFRLEFGAGMIKMRGDRSWRDLTALYYHHETQPMPNPASRFFHLLPKPLHRMEVAGNHFTQLVVPFFLFAPQPIAGVAALIIIVTQAWLVISGNFAWLNWITIVLAFGAVPDSFYEALGFTVAPAYGTTPVWFSAVVVLLTAFIAWLSWQPLLNLFAKRQLMNASFNRFHLVNAYGAFGSVTKVRNEVIVEGTLDDGGPGSRWLEYEFKGKPGNPARIPRQYAPYHLRLDWLMWFLALGSDGGWFTPLLIKLLQADPKILKLIRHDPFDGKPPKYVRARMFRYRFATRAERKATGLWWMRDEMWTIVDPVALRANQRH, encoded by the coding sequence ATGGAGTGGCTGAGCGGCGTGCTCGACGCCGAGGGGTACGAGGTCGGGCGACAGATCCTGCAGCGCGGGGTTGCGGCCATCTACCTGATCGGCTTCATCTCCGCCATCAACCAGTTTCCGGCGCTGCTCGGCGAGAACGGCCTCCTGCCGGCGCCCCGGTTCATTGAGCGCGCAGGCAAGCGGGCGGGTCCCACCCTGTTCCGCTGGCGGTACTCCGACCGCCTACTCCTGACCGTCTGCTGGGTGGGGGCGGCTATCGCTGCGCTCCTGGTCGTTGGCCTGCCGCAAGCCGGGCCGCCATGGGTACCCATGCTCGCTTTCCTCATCATCTGGGCGCTGTACCTGTCGGTCGTGAACATCGGGCAGGTCTTCTACGGATTCGGCTGGGAGAGCCTGCTCCTGGAAGCCGGTTTCCTCGTTGCGTTCCTAGGCTCCAACGAGGTGGCTCCCCCTTTCCTTGTCCTCCTGATCATCCGGTGGCTGGTGTTCCGCCTCGAGTTCGGCGCCGGCATGATCAAGATGCGCGGCGACCGTTCCTGGCGCGACCTCACCGCGCTGTACTACCACCACGAGACCCAGCCGATGCCCAACCCGGCAAGCCGCTTCTTCCACCTGCTGCCCAAACCCCTGCACCGCATGGAGGTGGCCGGCAACCACTTCACCCAGCTGGTGGTTCCGTTCTTCCTGTTCGCGCCGCAGCCCATCGCCGGCGTTGCGGCGCTGATCATCATCGTCACCCAGGCCTGGCTCGTGATCTCCGGGAACTTCGCCTGGCTCAACTGGATCACCATCGTGCTCGCCTTCGGCGCGGTACCCGACTCCTTCTACGAAGCGCTGGGCTTCACTGTTGCCCCCGCTTACGGTACGACGCCGGTCTGGTTCAGCGCCGTCGTCGTCCTCCTGACCGCGTTCATCGCGTGGCTGAGCTGGCAGCCGCTGCTGAACCTGTTCGCCAAGCGGCAACTGATGAACGCCAGCTTCAACCGCTTTCACCTGGTCAACGCATACGGTGCTTTCGGATCAGTCACCAAAGTGCGCAACGAGGTGATAGTCGAGGGCACGCTCGACGACGGCGGGCCCGGCTCCCGCTGGCTGGAATACGAGTTCAAGGGAAAGCCGGGCAACCCCGCCCGCATTCCGCGGCAGTATGCCCCCTACCACCTCCGTCTGGACTGGCTGATGTGGTTCCTGGCCTTGGGGTCCGACGGCGGGTGGTTCACTCCCCTGCTCATCAAACTTCTGCAGGCGGATCCAAAGATCCTCAAACTGATCCGGCACGACCCGTTCGACGGCAAGCCGCCGAAGTACGTCCGGGCACGCATGTTCCGGTACCGGTTCGCGACCCGCGCCGAACGAAAGGCCACCGGGCTCTGGTGGATGCGGGACGAGATGTGGACCATTGTGGATCCGGTAGCGCTTCGGGCGAACCAGCGGCACTAA
- a CDS encoding multidrug effflux MFS transporter, whose translation MRDTPMHPAPTPRYVPGIKYILMLGALAALPAITTDMYLPSLPAVAEDLRASQAAVQFTLSGMLLGGGVGQLVIGPLSDRFGRRLPLIIGITLHVIVSVLCSIAPDIGTLILLRVLQGFFNAASAVVAIAVIRDRFVGSDAARLLSRLMLVIGVAPLFAPTVGQAIAGVWQWRAVFWALALIGAVLVLIVWRWMPETLPLDRRRPGHVRHIAGGYWHLLKDVHFMSLAVIPGLGLGVIMSYVVGSPFVFQEEYGVGEAQFALIFALNGVALVLSAQVNAALVRRVAPARILKVASVAQLAAALLLVVLSVTGAGGVFGLITGIWLVLFAQAMIPPNSSTLALASYGHMAGTAAAVIGALQSGVAGIVSPLVGVLGGNSVSMSMVMLGAVVLTVVVLALGTPLFRKEGWRMFEAPPEETAAAQA comes from the coding sequence GTGCGCGACACCCCTATGCACCCTGCCCCCACTCCCCGCTACGTTCCCGGCATCAAGTACATCCTGATGCTCGGAGCCCTCGCTGCCCTCCCCGCAATCACCACCGACATGTACCTGCCATCGCTTCCGGCGGTCGCTGAGGACCTGCGGGCAAGCCAGGCCGCCGTTCAGTTCACGCTGTCCGGCATGCTGCTCGGCGGAGGGGTCGGGCAACTTGTCATCGGGCCGCTGTCCGACCGGTTCGGTAGACGGTTGCCCCTCATCATCGGCATCACTCTGCACGTGATCGTCTCGGTTCTCTGTTCGATCGCGCCGGACATCGGGACGCTCATACTGTTGCGCGTCCTGCAGGGTTTCTTCAACGCGGCGTCCGCCGTGGTCGCGATCGCCGTCATCCGCGACCGGTTCGTAGGCTCCGACGCCGCCCGGTTGCTGTCCCGCCTCATGCTGGTCATCGGGGTGGCGCCGCTCTTCGCTCCAACGGTTGGCCAGGCGATCGCCGGGGTCTGGCAGTGGCGGGCCGTCTTCTGGGCGCTTGCGCTGATCGGAGCCGTCCTCGTGCTCATCGTGTGGCGCTGGATGCCCGAGACGCTGCCCCTCGATCGTCGCCGTCCGGGTCACGTCCGGCATATCGCTGGCGGCTACTGGCATCTGCTCAAGGACGTTCACTTCATGTCCCTCGCCGTGATTCCCGGCCTCGGCCTGGGCGTCATCATGAGCTACGTGGTGGGTTCGCCGTTCGTGTTCCAGGAGGAGTACGGCGTGGGTGAGGCCCAGTTCGCGCTCATCTTCGCACTGAACGGAGTGGCTCTTGTTCTCTCCGCGCAAGTGAACGCGGCGCTGGTCCGCCGTGTTGCACCTGCCCGGATCCTGAAGGTGGCGTCAGTGGCGCAGCTGGCGGCTGCCCTGCTGCTGGTTGTCCTGAGCGTCACCGGGGCCGGCGGCGTTTTCGGCCTGATCACCGGAATCTGGCTGGTTCTCTTTGCCCAGGCGATGATCCCGCCCAACTCCTCCACGCTGGCTTTGGCGTCCTACGGGCACATGGCCGGGACTGCGGCGGCCGTCATCGGCGCACTGCAGTCCGGGGTAGCCGGCATCGTGAGCCCGCTGGTGGGTGTCCTCGGCGGGAATTCAGTCTCCATGTCCATGGTGATGCTGGGCGCAGTGGTGCTCACCGTCGTCGTGCTGGCGCTGGGAACACCGCTCTTCCGCAAGGAAGGCTGGCGAATGTTCGAGGCGCCGCCGGAGGAAACTGCGGCCGCACAGGCGTAG
- a CDS encoding ribonuclease Z produces MRELVILGTASQVPTRTRNHNGYLLRWDGEGLLFDPGEGTQRQMTFAGVSASSITRICLTHLHGDHCFGLPGVLSRMVLDGVDHPVHLHYPASGDSAVRALVSLATPGLDLRLEPHGSAGAIADGLEVQPLRHRIEAFGYRLSEPASRTLLRDRLAEARITGPDVGRLQQEGRLGDITLEDVSVPRPGQSFAFVMDTAECDSADALADGVDLLVAESTFSNDDDALAAQYLHLTAGQAGALAAKGNVGTLVLTHFSSRYPDVRVLQEQASAVAPGTTVIAANDLDRIPFPKRRRVS; encoded by the coding sequence ATGCGCGAACTCGTGATCCTCGGCACCGCCTCGCAGGTTCCCACCCGCACGCGCAACCACAACGGCTACCTGCTGCGCTGGGACGGTGAGGGGTTGCTATTCGATCCGGGCGAGGGCACGCAGCGGCAAATGACGTTCGCGGGTGTCTCAGCCTCCAGCATCACCCGCATCTGCCTGACCCATCTGCACGGCGACCACTGCTTCGGACTGCCGGGGGTCCTCTCCCGTATGGTGCTCGACGGCGTGGACCACCCCGTCCATCTGCACTATCCCGCGTCAGGGGACTCGGCCGTCCGTGCCCTGGTTTCACTCGCAACTCCCGGCCTTGACCTCCGCCTGGAACCACACGGCTCGGCCGGCGCCATCGCCGACGGCCTCGAGGTGCAGCCGCTGCGCCACCGGATTGAGGCGTTCGGGTACCGGCTCTCCGAGCCGGCGTCGCGGACGCTCCTTCGGGATCGCCTGGCGGAGGCGAGGATCACAGGGCCCGACGTCGGCCGCCTCCAGCAGGAGGGCAGGCTCGGGGACATCACGCTCGAGGACGTGAGCGTGCCCCGTCCCGGCCAAAGCTTCGCCTTCGTCATGGATACGGCCGAGTGCGACAGCGCTGACGCGCTTGCCGACGGCGTGGACCTCCTCGTCGCGGAGTCCACCTTCAGCAACGACGACGACGCCCTAGCCGCCCAGTACCTGCACCTCACCGCCGGGCAGGCGGGCGCGCTCGCCGCGAAGGGCAACGTGGGCACCCTGGTGCTCACCCACTTCTCGTCCCGCTACCCGGACGTGAGAGTGCTGCAGGAGCAGGCCTCCGCCGTCGCGCCCGGCACGACCGTGATCGCGGCGAACGACCTGGACCGGATCCCGTTTCCGAAGCGCCGCCGGGTTAGCTGA
- a CDS encoding DUF1801 domain-containing protein: MTEGSLEPSDEVSAFLAGWPPETEAVALWLRQQVMRAEPEFTERVYKGWNGVGYRHPRAGLVCAIYPQANGTVRLLFEHGVELDDPDGFLEGTGTQTRYLTSTEPSVDLAARIEGFVDESIVRRLHR; encoded by the coding sequence ATGACCGAGGGAAGCCTTGAACCGTCGGACGAAGTGTCGGCATTCCTCGCGGGCTGGCCTCCCGAAACAGAGGCTGTTGCGCTGTGGCTGCGCCAGCAGGTGATGCGCGCCGAGCCGGAATTCACGGAACGGGTCTACAAGGGTTGGAACGGTGTGGGTTACCGTCACCCGCGAGCCGGACTGGTGTGTGCGATCTACCCTCAGGCGAACGGCACCGTACGGCTGCTGTTCGAGCATGGCGTCGAACTCGACGACCCCGACGGATTTCTTGAGGGAACCGGCACCCAGACCAGGTACCTCACGTCAACTGAACCCTCCGTGGACCTCGCTGCCCGGATCGAAGGATTTGTGGACGAGTCCATTGTCCGACGCCTGCACCGCTAG
- a CDS encoding SdpI family protein produces the protein MDEAGAAPLIVAMVFFIWIAILFTGFSVMLRNDGLSRNGALGIRTRATMSSDAAWSRGQKAGAPWVLAGAIAAVAAAVAGLAALFLTGFEPSQTVNAAIILSGFALVIAMIITSGVTASRPQRIRTRSSRAVVLVQNGAPTSPPAATCRAPDMPIIRTPNLNHQPNVFATRRAPPACFIVFLNVHQLRPPIIDLQHLPLCSRKYSHPPTRGTARRCHVW, from the coding sequence ATGGACGAGGCAGGTGCTGCTCCGCTCATCGTGGCGATGGTCTTCTTCATCTGGATCGCAATTCTTTTCACCGGTTTTTCGGTGATGCTGAGGAACGATGGACTATCGCGCAATGGAGCGCTCGGTATCCGCACAAGAGCGACGATGTCCTCCGATGCGGCATGGAGTCGGGGACAAAAAGCAGGTGCCCCGTGGGTATTGGCGGGGGCTATCGCCGCAGTGGCTGCTGCCGTAGCCGGCCTGGCGGCCCTATTCCTGACCGGGTTTGAACCTTCTCAAACCGTCAACGCGGCGATCATCCTGTCAGGCTTCGCGCTGGTCATCGCAATGATCATCACATCAGGAGTCACAGCCTCCAGGCCCCAAAGAATCAGAACGAGGTCATCTAGGGCGGTCGTGCTCGTTCAAAACGGTGCTCCCACCAGCCCACCGGCAGCCACATGTCGGGCACCTGATATGCCAATCATCCGAACCCCAAATCTCAATCATCAGCCCAACGTCTTCGCCACTCGACGAGCACCGCCTGCTTGCTTCATCGTTTTTCTGAATGTCCATCAACTCCGCCCTCCAATAATTGATTTGCAGCACTTGCCGCTCTGTTCAAGAAAGTACAGCCACCCTCCGACACGAGGTACTGCGCGTCGGTGCCACGTCTGGTGA
- a CDS encoding DNA alkylation repair protein, whose amino-acid sequence MSEAAEFIDAALQREASWERADSLNANDDGLRYYGASVGVVRGTVRDALRKFRGMDRKAVLFLAAELWFEPIFERRLAAVVLLQSNVALLRPSDLARLERYVREGRRETLVDPVAVDVVGPLAARLTEPERAQAEAVLDRWALSPDPWLCRAAMLAPLRELRSGGGDAEAFLRRVRTALENDEGVVRDALGVLSEELGKRRPDLVGELPG is encoded by the coding sequence GTGAGTGAGGCAGCCGAATTCATCGACGCCGCCCTCCAGCGGGAGGCGTCCTGGGAGCGGGCTGACAGTCTGAACGCGAACGACGACGGACTGCGCTACTACGGCGCCTCCGTCGGCGTCGTTCGGGGTACGGTGCGCGACGCCCTGCGGAAGTTCCGCGGCATGGACCGGAAGGCCGTCCTGTTCCTCGCCGCAGAGCTGTGGTTCGAGCCGATCTTCGAGCGGCGACTGGCCGCCGTCGTGCTGTTGCAGTCCAACGTGGCGCTGCTGCGTCCCTCCGACCTTGCCCGGCTGGAGCGCTATGTGCGGGAGGGGCGGCGTGAGACGCTCGTCGATCCGGTAGCGGTCGACGTCGTTGGTCCGCTGGCCGCCCGCCTCACCGAACCGGAGCGCGCCCAGGCGGAGGCGGTGCTGGACCGCTGGGCGCTCAGCCCTGATCCTTGGCTCTGCCGCGCCGCCATGCTGGCGCCCCTGCGGGAGCTCCGCTCAGGGGGCGGGGACGCGGAAGCCTTCCTGCGGCGGGTGCGCACAGCCCTTGAGAACGACGAGGGCGTGGTGCGGGACGCTCTTGGCGTGCTGTCGGAGGAGCTGGGCAAGCGGCGGCCGGACCTGGTGGGGGAGCTGCCCGGTTAG
- a CDS encoding YetF domain-containing protein, whose amino-acid sequence MQMIVAWTSAQVPGARGVITSQPVALLLEGELNGDELRRNRITESEVLQAVRSTGSGDLSQIAAVVLETNVSLSVIPGDKFGNGSAIKGVRGTFQSSQSDT is encoded by the coding sequence ATGCAGATGATCGTCGCCTGGACGTCGGCACAAGTTCCCGGAGCCCGCGGTGTCATAACGTCCCAGCCGGTGGCGCTCCTTCTTGAGGGCGAACTGAACGGAGATGAGTTGCGCCGGAATCGCATCACAGAATCGGAGGTTTTGCAGGCTGTGCGCTCGACAGGCTCCGGAGATCTCTCTCAGATAGCCGCGGTGGTGCTTGAAACCAATGTTTCCCTCAGCGTTATTCCTGGGGACAAATTCGGCAACGGGTCCGCCATCAAGGGAGTGCGTGGCACCTTCCAATCGAGCCAGTCCGACACCTGA
- a CDS encoding formate/nitrite transporter family protein: protein MAEATPTEIYNRAKQEGERRLFMPPLEQISTGFIAGVTIVFGIVALATAQHLVEPAMGVGPGKLVGALAFGIGLVFLIIGRSELFTENFFGPVAAAIDRRQSAAWVRLARLWGLILLLNLLGGAVMAAVFVVEGALPSGAHQVLSSMAEEINGKSGPATFMRAVAAGTLLTLLSYLLHAVTSSASRIALAYLAGVFLALGAFDHVVVTALHLLAGLWLGAQVTYPELALHILLVGAGNLVGGVLLMTLTHTAQAKGAGPRRK, encoded by the coding sequence ATGGCAGAGGCCACACCTACCGAAATCTACAATCGCGCCAAACAAGAGGGCGAGCGCAGGCTGTTCATGCCGCCGCTCGAACAGATATCGACCGGTTTCATTGCCGGTGTGACGATCGTTTTCGGGATTGTTGCGCTGGCGACCGCCCAGCACCTTGTGGAACCTGCAATGGGTGTAGGACCCGGCAAGCTTGTCGGAGCCCTGGCCTTCGGGATCGGGCTGGTATTCCTCATCATCGGCCGCTCGGAACTGTTCACTGAGAACTTCTTTGGCCCAGTGGCAGCGGCGATCGACCGTCGACAATCAGCGGCCTGGGTACGCCTGGCCCGGCTGTGGGGCCTCATCCTGCTTCTCAACCTACTAGGCGGAGCCGTGATGGCCGCCGTTTTCGTGGTTGAGGGCGCTCTGCCTTCCGGCGCACACCAGGTTCTCTCCAGCATGGCCGAAGAAATCAACGGGAAGAGTGGGCCCGCGACGTTCATGCGCGCAGTTGCAGCCGGAACATTGCTGACTTTGCTGTCGTACCTGCTTCACGCCGTGACCTCTTCGGCAAGCCGGATCGCTCTGGCGTATCTTGCAGGTGTCTTCCTCGCGCTGGGTGCCTTCGACCATGTCGTTGTGACCGCACTACATCTGCTCGCGGGGCTATGGCTTGGCGCCCAGGTGACCTATCCCGAACTGGCCCTGCACATACTGCTGGTTGGCGCCGGGAACCTTGTGGGCGGAGTCCTGCTCATGACACTCACCCACACAGCACAGGCGAAAGGGGCAGGACCGCGCCGAAAGTAG
- a CDS encoding alpha/beta hydrolase produces MSVKAQVVRKTVEVKGTPLSYLEAGRPDAPPLLLLHGTFWSRVWQPVLPSLAREFRCLALDFPGFGCSEGELDVESANIPSLARVVEDAADALGLNDFAVAAHDIGGGVAQHLAAYSGRVTRLVLVNAVMFDSWPVPAVARFRDPILRADTSPEDLLAARTESMQLMTERHLGADEVDDYVSPWRSPARARSWMAMAGAADPRYTLDLLPALAAASVPTRLVWGRDDDFQKVSFARRYAAEIPSSDLVEVAGKHIPMEDSPEEIAAAMLDHLLGG; encoded by the coding sequence ATGAGTGTGAAAGCACAGGTAGTCAGGAAGACGGTGGAGGTGAAGGGAACGCCGTTGTCTTACCTTGAAGCAGGCCGCCCGGACGCACCACCGCTGCTCCTTCTGCACGGCACGTTCTGGAGCCGCGTATGGCAGCCTGTCCTGCCTTCATTGGCAAGGGAATTTCGCTGCCTGGCGTTGGATTTCCCCGGCTTTGGGTGCAGCGAAGGGGAGCTCGACGTCGAGTCGGCCAACATCCCGTCATTGGCAAGGGTGGTCGAGGACGCGGCGGATGCGCTCGGCCTGAATGATTTCGCTGTAGCGGCACACGATATAGGTGGGGGAGTAGCCCAGCACTTGGCGGCTTATTCCGGCCGGGTGACAAGGTTGGTGCTGGTCAACGCTGTGATGTTTGATTCCTGGCCCGTGCCGGCGGTTGCGCGGTTCCGTGATCCGATTCTCCGTGCGGACACGAGTCCCGAGGATCTGCTGGCGGCGCGAACCGAGTCGATGCAGCTCATGACGGAACGGCACCTCGGTGCGGACGAAGTGGACGACTACGTCTCTCCTTGGCGGAGCCCGGCCCGCGCCCGCTCATGGATGGCAATGGCAGGCGCCGCAGATCCGCGTTACACCCTTGACCTGCTGCCGGCCCTGGCGGCCGCATCCGTGCCGACGAGGTTGGTCTGGGGCAGGGATGATGACTTCCAGAAAGTGAGCTTCGCCCGCCGCTACGCCGCCGAGATACCCTCAAGCGACCTGGTTGAAGTAGCGGGCAAGCACATCCCAATGGAGGATTCCCCGGAGGAAATCGCAGCGGCCATGCTCGACCATCTGCTTGGTGGCTAG
- a CDS encoding MFS transporter gives MTTAVKTRGALVPLLVIATAQLMLVLDDSIVNIALPSIQRELGVDSVHLPWIVNAYILSFGALLLLGGRTGDLWGRRRTLQLGLTIFIAASLLGGLSQNAVMLIGARAVQGIGAALVAPNALALITTTFPDRKTRDTALSLYGTMSALGVVVGLLLGGFLTDTLGWRWVFFINIPIGLLVILGTRTLVAADRHPGRLGIIGAALGTGGMVLLVYAITRFGEAGFADPTLFILLAGSAVLLATFISTQARSRHPLMPLDLFGDRNRSGAYVTVLLLAIGPMGTLYVITLYLQQVQQYSPIQTGIAWLPFAVGLVLGAGGAPKLLLRVPARAIASVGALLSAVAAFWLSAIAVDSSYWLHLAPAMLILALGFGLAVIALTQAAVYRVDADKAGIASALLNSAQQIGVALGLALLATVAATTSALPGNAGMNDGAALTAGYGTALLVAAAVLLAAAAVAIATLRPGTTAESAA, from the coding sequence ATGACCACTGCAGTCAAAACACGGGGAGCACTGGTCCCCCTACTCGTGATCGCCACTGCACAGCTGATGCTGGTGCTCGACGACTCGATTGTGAATATCGCCCTACCCAGCATCCAGCGCGAACTCGGCGTCGATTCGGTCCATCTGCCCTGGATCGTGAACGCGTACATCCTCTCCTTCGGCGCGCTCCTGTTGCTGGGCGGCCGGACGGGTGACCTATGGGGCCGACGAAGAACCCTGCAGCTTGGACTAACGATCTTCATCGCCGCCTCGCTACTCGGCGGACTGAGCCAGAACGCCGTTATGCTCATCGGCGCCCGGGCCGTACAGGGAATAGGCGCTGCATTGGTTGCGCCGAATGCACTCGCCCTGATCACAACAACCTTCCCCGACCGCAAGACGCGGGACACGGCCCTTTCCCTGTATGGCACGATGTCCGCACTCGGTGTCGTGGTGGGGCTACTGCTGGGTGGGTTCCTGACCGACACCCTTGGCTGGCGCTGGGTGTTCTTCATCAACATCCCCATCGGGCTGCTGGTGATCCTCGGGACCCGCACTCTCGTCGCCGCCGACCGCCACCCGGGACGGCTCGGGATCATCGGCGCTGCACTGGGCACCGGCGGAATGGTGCTACTCGTGTACGCGATCACGCGTTTCGGTGAGGCGGGCTTCGCAGATCCCACCCTGTTCATCCTCCTGGCCGGTTCCGCGGTTCTGCTCGCGACTTTCATCAGCACACAGGCACGTAGCCGGCATCCCCTGATGCCGCTCGATCTATTCGGGGACCGCAATCGCTCCGGTGCGTACGTAACCGTGCTGCTGCTGGCAATCGGCCCAATGGGCACGCTCTACGTCATTACTCTGTACCTCCAGCAGGTGCAGCAGTACAGCCCCATCCAGACGGGTATTGCGTGGCTGCCGTTCGCCGTCGGACTGGTGTTGGGTGCGGGCGGGGCACCCAAGCTACTCCTACGGGTACCGGCTCGGGCGATTGCCTCCGTGGGGGCGCTCCTGAGCGCTGTGGCAGCATTCTGGCTCTCCGCCATCGCAGTCGATTCGAGCTACTGGCTGCACCTTGCGCCCGCGATGCTGATCCTGGCGCTCGGATTCGGGCTGGCGGTTATCGCCCTCACCCAGGCCGCGGTGTACCGGGTCGACGCGGATAAGGCCGGCATCGCCTCGGCCCTGCTGAACTCGGCCCAGCAGATCGGCGTGGCGCTCGGGCTCGCACTGCTGGCTACGGTCGCCGCAACCACCTCGGCCCTGCCCGGCAACGCGGGAATGAACGACGGCGCGGCCCTCACCGCCGGATACGGAACGGCCCTCCTGGTCGCGGCAGCGGTACTGCTCGCCGCGGCGGCGGTGGCGATCGCCACTCTGCGCCCCGGTACCACTGCCGAGTCGGCCGCCTGA